The nucleotide window CCTGGGGGCCAGCCCGCGCGCCGGGCTGCAGCTGGCCGCCCTGGCCCGCGCCCGCGCCGCCATGAGGGGCCGGGACTTCGTGACGCCCGACGACGTCGCCCGCTCCGCGCACGGGGCCCTGACCCACCGCCTCATCCCGGCCGGGCGCTTCGCCTCGGCCGCCCAGGCCCATGCCGCCGCGGGGGAGGTCCTGGCGCGCATCGTGGCGCGCACGAAGGTGCCGGGCCGGTGAGCCGGGTCCTCTCCCCGCCCGCCCCGGCCCCCGGCGTCCAGCGGCCCGGACCGGTCGGCCCGCCCCGCCCGGTCCGCCTGCCCCGGGTGGGGCTGACCGCACGGGGGTGGGGGCTGGTGGCCCTGGCCGCCCTCATGGCCCTGGCCTGGTACCTGCTGCGACTGCACCTGCTCACCCACGCCGCCCTCCTCCTGCTGGCCCCCGTGGCCACCGCCCTGCTCGCCGTCGTGGTCATCGTGGTGGCCAACCTGCTGCGCCGCCCCCGCGCGGAGCTGAGCCTCCTGGGCCTGCCGCAGGTGGGCCAGCGGGTGCGGGTGGAGATCCGCACCGGCTGCCTCCTGCCCCGATTCCTGCCTGCCTGGGTCGCCTGGCGGGTGGGCCAGGCCCCCAGCGCCCCGGCCCTGACCCCCCTGGAGCGGGGCACCAGCCTCCTGATGGTCGGCGCCGCCCGGCGGGGCCCCGCCCCATTGGAGGCCCTGGGCATCGAGGTCATCGAGCCCCTGGGCCTGGCCCGCGCCCGCCTGCCCCTGGGGGCGGGCCTGACCGTGCTGGTCCTGCCCCAGCCCCTGCCATTGCCCGAGACGCTGGCCGCGCCGCAGGCCAGCCTGCGGCCGGGCGGGCGCGCCGGGGAGCAGGGCGAGGAGCGCGTGGGCAGCCTGCGGGACTACCGGCCCGGGGACGCCCTGGCCTCCATCCACTGGAAGCAGTCGGCCCGCCTGGACCGGCTCGTGGTCACCGAGCCGGAGCACGAGGCCCGGCCCCGGCCGCGCCTGGCCCTGGTCGTCGACCTCGGGGCCTACCAGGGCCCCGAGCAGGCCGAGACGGCCGTGGCCCTGGCCGCCGGCGTCATCGAGACCTGGGAGCAGGAGCGTCGCAGCGTCGACCTGCTGCTGCTGTCGCGGTGCGGTGCGCCGCAGGCCGGGCGGGCGGGGGAGGCGTCCTGGCTGCGCCTGCGCTACCGCTGCGAGGAGGAGCGCGTGCCCGCCCTGGCCCGGGTCCTGGCGCTGCTGGAGCACGGCGCCCCCGACCCCCTCGACGCCCTGCGCCGGGCCGTGGCCCACCACGAGCCGGCCCTGAGCGCACTGGGCGGCCCACTGCCGGCCGCTCTGCGCGCCGATGTGCTGCTCACCGGGGCCCCGGGCCCGGCCTCGCCCGGGCCGGGCGACCACCCGGCGCTGGATCCCCGGGCCCGCGGCACCCTCGTCCTGGTCGGCCATGGGAGGGCCGCCTCCTCGCCTGAGCCTGAGGTCACCACGCCCGAGCCCGCCGACGCCCCCACCACCCCGACGGCGCGGGTCCCGGCCACCTGGCGGACGGTGGAGGCCCGTGGGCACTCCTGGGGGAGGCACCGATGAGCCGCCGCGCCACCAGCAACTCCCGCCGCGGCCAGCGCCCCGCTGCCCCCGCCGCGCTCCGTACGCCCCACCGCCCCGCGGGCGGCCCGGCCCCCGCCCGGCTCCAGGCCCAGGAGGCGGGCGCCCGGGTGATGAGCGCCCCCGGGCGCCTGGAGCCCCTCCTGGCCGCGCTGCTGCTGACGGCCCTGTGGTGGCTGGGCCTTGACTCGCTCACCGGCCTGCTCGCCACGGGGCCCTGGCTGTACCAGGCGCTCGCGGTCTGCGCCGCCACCGTGCTGGTCACGGGAGTGGGGCGCTGCCTGTGGCCCCAGCGGGCCCTCATGATGATCCTGGCCGGGCTGGCCGCCGGTGCGGGCGCGGTGGCCTGGGCGGGGCGCGCCGGCCCCTTCCCCGAGATGTGGTGGCATGAGCCCTCCGGGGCGATGGCGGCGGTCCGGGCGCAGATCTCCCAGGGCGTGCCCCCGGTGGCACCCGCACCGGCGATGGCCTCACTGCTCCTCCTGTCCTGCCTGCTGCTGTCCTGGACCAGCGCCGTGCTCTCGGCCGGGGGCGGGGACGCCATCGCCGTCAGCGGCCTGCTGCCCGCCGGGCTCCTGCTGCTGCCCGCCCTGTTCCTCAGCACGACGCCGCCCACCGCCACCCTCGTCTCCGTCAGTGCCTGCCTGCTGGGCCTCATCAGCATCGCCGCCCCCGCCCGCTACTGGCCCGCGCGCAGCCACGGCCCCGGCAACGCCCACGGCCCCAGGCCCCTGCGGCGCCTGAGCGCCCTGGCCATGGGGCTGGCGGCCCTGGCCCTGGGCGGGGGCCTCATCAGCAGCGCCCCCACGACCCCGGACCACGTGTGGAACCCCGAGGGCGCCTCCTCCACCGTCCCCGACCTGAGTGTGGGGCTGTCCCGCGACCTGGTGCGCGGCTCCAACGCCACGGCCTTCTCCTACACCGGCCAGGCCGCCGAGGGCGAGAGCCTGCGCTTCACCCTGGGGGTCATCACCACCCTGGAGGAGGAGGTCTGGCAGCCGGACGCCACCGCCGAGGACCTGGCCGTCGACCAGCTCCGGGCGGGCGATCCCCCCAGCACCCTGACCGCCGGGGGCGCCGTCACCGCCGCGGGCCTGGATGCCCAGCAGGCGCGCGAGACCCTGGGCGCCCTGACCCTGACCACCCAGGGGCTGCGCACCGACCGCCTCCCCACCCTCCAGTCCACCGCCCTGGTCACCGAGCCGGTGGCCACACCCGACTCCCTGCCCCCGGGGGCGCAGGCCGAGGTCCCCGAGCTGGGGCAGTGGCGCTGGGTGCAGGCGAGCTCCACGGCACTTGCGGGCGCCACCCCCCTCAACCCGGGCAGCACCTACAGCCTCCTGGGGTGGAGCGCGGTGGCCGATGCCCAGGGGCGCCCCCGCACGCCGGTGCCCCTGCCCCCGGCCCCGCCCGACGCCGAGGCCCTGAGCGCCTACACGGCCCTGCCCGAGCAGACCCCGCCGGCCATCGCCGCCTTCGCCCAGGAGGCGGTCTCCCCGGCCGGGGCGGACCGGGCCTCCCAGGCGGCGGCCCTGGTGGCCCGGCTGCGCGGGCCGGACTTCACCTACGACGAGTCCGCCCCCTACGCCCAGGACACCTCTGCCATGGCCTCCATCGAGGCCTTCCTGGGCACCCGCAGCGGCTACTGCGTCCACTACGCCTCCGCCTTCACCGTCATGGCCCGCTCCCAGGGCATCCCCACCCGCATCGCCGTGGGCTACGCCTCGCGCAGCACCGGGCCCGAGCAGTGGACCGCCGTCACCGGCCACCAGCTCCACGCCTGGCCCGAGGTCTGGCTTGACGACGCCGGATGGGTGGCCTTCGAGCCCACGCCCGGCGGCGCCGGCCTGGCCGCCGATGAGGGGACGACGACGGGCAGTGCCAGTCCCGCACCGGCCACCAGCCCCGCGGGCGCGGCCACCCCCAGCGCGCCGCCCGAGTCGAGCACGCCGGCGGCGGGTGTGCCGGGGGCGGAGCCCACCGCGCCGTCGACGTCGCAGGGCTCCCAGCCCGGCGCCGAGAGCGGGATCGCGGCCCGCCTGGCCGGGGCGGCCATGGCGGTGGCCGCGGGCCTGGCCGCCCTGGCGGTGCTCGGCGCGCCGGCCCTGGCGCGCCAGGCCCTGCGGCGCCGCCGCCTGGCCCGGGTGCGCTGCGGGGATCAGCCCGCCCAGGCCGCCTGGGATGAGCTGCTGGCCACCGCCCAGGATCTGGGACTGCCCACCGCCGGTGGTGGGCGCGCCGCCACCGAGGGGGCGGTGGAGGAGGCCCTGGCCCGGGTGCTCCAGGCGGCCGAGACGGCCCGGAGGCCCCAGGCGGCGCCCGGCGAGGCGGGCCGGGAGGCCAGGAGGGCGCTGCGCACCCTGCGGCGGGCCGTCGTCGCCGAGCGCTACGGCCCCGCGGGCCGGGCCGGGGGACCGGCTGAGGATCTTCTCACTGCCCTGGAGGCCAGTGCGCGGGCGCTGGGGGCCGCCGCGGGGCGGGCCCGGCGCCTGGTGGCCGTCCTGGCGCCGGTCAGCCTGCTCCCTGCGGGCCTGCGCCCGGGTGGCCGGGCGCCCCGCAGGCCCGGGTGAGGCCGCCCGGGCGGGGTGCGGATGAGGCCAGCAGGACACGAGACGGTATCGCTGCCGAACTGTGATCATGAGAGGATGAGCGGGGCGCCGCAGACGTGCGCCCCGCACTGGCGGCGGTTGATGCACGACGAGGAAGGGCTTCTTCTCCATGGCCATGTACGAGCTCGACGGCAATCACCTCCTCCCGGTGCGACTGGGGCGCTCGGCGGATGCTGATACTCGGGCCCGTAGCCTGGCCGCCCTCCAGCGCCAGATCGTCGAGGTCCTGCGCCGGCCCCTGTTCCCCCTGGAGTGGGGCCGGGTCACGGGCGGGGAGAGCCTGACCGCCCTGGACGCCACCGGGCAGGTGGTGCTCGTCGAGGTCCTGCAGTCCCTCAGTGCCGCCGAGGTCATGGCGGCCATGGCCCGGCTGACCGCCACCGCCGCCCTGGGCAGGCGCGAGCTGGCCGGGCGCTACGCCGGGGGGCTGGTGTCCTTCCGCGAGGACTGGAACGAGTTCCGCGAGGCCATGCCCGCCCAGGTCGAGGCCGGTCCCCGGCTGACCCTGGTGACGGCCGCGCTGGCACCCGAGGTGCGCTCCAGCCTGTCGGTGCTCGTCGGCTCGGGGGTCGAGCTCTACGAGGTCGATGTGCGCGTGGTCGATGAGGCCCGCGTGGTGGTGGTCGTCGAGCAGATCGTGGACGGCTCCCTGGACGCCGAGGGTCCCCTGCTCGTGGCCCGCGCCCCCCGTCCCTCGCTGACCGGGCCGGAGCAGCGCACCGGCCAGGAGGCCGCCCCGGGCGCCTCGGCGCCCCGAGCGGCCCGGCCCAAGGCCGATCCGGTCACCGGCCCCATTGAGATCGTCATGCCCCGGGGCTCGGACGGCGCCCCGCACCGGCGCCGGGATGCCGCCTCCGGTGCCGGCCGCCGCTCTGGAGCCCGTGGCGCCGCGGGCATGCGCCGCACTCCCCAGTCGAGCGGCACCGAGGAGGGCGCCGCCCCTGAGGGCGCCCCGCAGCCGCCCAGTCAGGCCGCACGCTCAGAGGCGGCGGAGCGGGACTCCTCCTCCCCGGGGGCGCCCGGGCGGGCCTCCCGGGCCGGCGGTCGGTCGGATGAGGCCCCGGGCGGTACGAAGCGCGCAGCGCATGGTGCTGGACCGACCGGCGAGGAGAGCGCCGCCTCCAGGCAATCGCGACCGGTGGGATCCGGGGGAGCGGAGCCGGCCAGGCGGGGATCGTCGGGGCGCAGTGCCCACGCCGCCGTCTCGGCCCGCCGGGAGGCCGTGGTGCGGCGCGGCGTGCACGCCTCCGACGCCGTGGGCGGCCCTGAGACCGGCGGCAGCGGCAGCGAGCCGACGCAGGCGGGCGGTCCTCCAGACGCCCAGGCGCCCAGTGCGTCGTCGGGCACCACCCAGGAGATCCCCGCCGCCGGCGCAGGGCAGGCGGACGGGCCGGCCCACGGGGGCCCGGCCGCGGCCCAGGCCGATCCGTCCCCGGCGGTGCCCCAGGCACCGCCCCGCCTGACCCGCAGCTCCCTGCGCACGGGGGCGGGCGGTGCATCGACGCAGGAGACCGGCTCCTCCTGGGCGGCGGGCGGCGGGCCCGCTGCGGCCGCCATCCCCCCATCGCGGGGATCGGCCAAGGATGAGGACGACCTGGTGGCCATCGCCTCCAGCTTCGACCGCCCCCAGCGGATCATCTGGCAGGGGCTGCGCCGCGGCATCTACCACGAGGCGCAGCTGTCGGCCGCCGGCATCATCACCCTGGCCGACGGGCGCAAGTTCACCGACCCGACCTCAGCGGCCAACGCCGCCCAGAACGTCACCGACGCCGACGGGTGGCGCGTGTGGCGCCTGGGACTGCGCGGCCCCCACCTCAGCGAGCTGCGCGAGCGCCTGTCCCAGGACCGGTCGGGCTCCTGAGCGGGGTATCCCTCCCGTACGGCGTCCCTCCCCTACGGCCGACCACCGGGCCGGGCGCCTCAGCCTCACGGGTGGGTCGTGTGCATCGCTGGTCGTAGGGCCAGTGCCATCGCGGGCCACTAGAGGGTAGACAGCCCGGTGCTCCAGGCTGATCCCGGTCCGCAGCTCCCCGACCCCGCGGGCCGAGGAGATGACGATGAGCACGATCCGACGGGCGGCGGTCCTGGTCCTGCTGCCTTTGCTGTCGCTGCTGGCGGCCTGCTCCAGTGCCCCTCCCGCCAGCGCGCCCCCGGTGGAGGCTCCCAGCGGGACCCATGAGTTGACGGCGCAGGATGTCAATGCGTGGCTGGATGGCCAGTTGCCTGATGCGCTGAAGAACGGCGGTGTTCCGGGGGCTGTGGTCAGTGTGGTCAAGGACGGCCAGGTGCTGACCACTCGGGGCTATGGCTGGGCGCAGACGGGCGTCGGTGGTGGTGATCCGGTGGCGGTGGATGCGGAGTCGACGCTGTTCCGGGTGGGGTCGATCTCGAAGATCCCGACCTCGATCGCGGTCATGCAGTTGGTGGAGCAGGGAAAGCTCGACTTGGATGAGGACATCAGTGCTTACCTGGACTTCGAGATCGAGCGGGGCTTCGATGAGCCCCTGACCTTGCGCCACCTGCTCACCCATACTGCGGGCTTCGAGGAGAAGGCCAAGGCCGTGATCGAGGCCGGCGGCGGCCCCTCGGACCTGGAGGCCGCGGTCAAGAAGGACCGGCCGGCGCAGGTCTTCGCCCCGGGGACCACCCCGGCGTACTCCAACTACGGGATGGCTCTGGCGGGCTACATCGTCCAGCGCGCCAGTGGGCAGCCCTTCGAGGACTATATGCGTGAGCATGTCCTGGAGCCGGCGGGCATGGGCTCCTCGACCTACGCCCAGCCCCTGCCCGCCGAGCTGGAGGACAGGATGGCCGGCGGTTACACCACTGCGGACCAGCCCGCTCAGCCCTTCGAGTCGGTCAATGCGCCGGCGGGGGCGCTGACCGCCTCGGCCCCGGACTTCTCGGCCTTCATGATCGCCCAGCTGGAGCGCTCCCCCGAGCTGCTCTCTGAGGCGGGCTGGGAGCAGATGTGGAGCCCGAACCCCGATCCCGAGGGGCTGGGCGACCTGGCCAAGGGCGACCGCATGGGCCTGGGCTACTGGATCTATGAGCGCAACGGTCACCGCATTGTCGAGCATGGCGGAGACACCGCCTTCTTCCACTCCGATTTTGAGATCTACCCCGAGGACGGCGTCGGCATCTTCATCGCCATGAACGGTGGCGGCACTGAGAATGCCAGTGGGACCATCCGCACCGATCTCATGGAGGGCTTCACCGACCGCTACTTCCCCGCCGAGCAGGACGCCGACCAGGCGGGCGCCGCCGGCCAGCAGGCGGATCCGGAGCAGTCGCGCGAGCGGGCCGCGCAGGTGGCCGGCAGCTACCAGGTGGCGCGTGGTTCCTTCACCACCTCCCTGGCGATCTTCGCCCCTCTCCAGACCGTGAGCGTCTCGGCCCGGGACAACGGCAACCTGGTGATCAGCGCTCAGGGGCAGACCCTGGAGTATGAGGAGATCGAGCCCTGGGTGTGGCAGCGGGTCGGGGGCTATGACCGCATTGCCGCCGACACCAGCGGGCCGGGCGTGCGCCTGTCATTCGTGGGGCCCCACACCCTCCTGCCTATTGGCGTGAGCACGCAGCTGCTCCTGCCTGTGCTGGCCGGTGGTGTGGTGCTCCTCGTCATCGTCCTGGTGTCCTGGCCGGTCGGTGCCGTGCTGAGGCGCAGGGCGATCCGTGGCGGCGGGCAGGCCTCTCCTGCGCTGCCCTGGGCGGGCCGGCTCGCCCGGATCGGGGGACTCATCGCCCTGCTGGTCACCCCCGGCTGGCTGGTGATATGGTCCTTGGCCTTCTCCAGCCTCGAGTTCTCCAGCGATCTGCTGCTCAGGGTCATGCAGATCCTCCAGTGGGTGGGCGTCCTGGCGATTGTCCCGGCGGCCTGGGACCTGTGGACGGCGCTGCGGGGCCGGGAGGGATGGCGGCGCATCACCGTCTCCGGCCTGCTTGTCCTGGGCCTGGTGGCACTGGCCTGGGTGGCCTGGTCCGCCAACCTGCTGACCTCCGGCACCCGCTACTAGGAGGAGGAGAGGGATGAGGACAGTGCCATGGGGCGGCAGCGCACCGGTGGCCCCGGCCGTCGTGCCCGCGAGCACCGCTCCGGTGATCTCCTCGCGCGGCCGGGCGGGCAGGCGGCGGATCACTACCGCCTCCCCGCTGCTGGCGGCCCTGCCGGCCTATGAGCAGGGACAATGACGCCATGACTCTCCTGGGCCGGTCCTCGCCGCTACGCAACGATGTCCTGCTGGCCCTCGGGATGGCCCTCGCCCAGGGGGCCGCGGTGATCCTGCTGGGGTCGGTCAGCGACCCCTTCCCGGCCTCCTTCATCCGCCTCGGGGCGGGACTACTGGCGGCTGAGGGGCTCGCCCTGGTGCTGTGGCGCTCCCGGCCCCTGGTGTGCCTTGCCCTGGTGTGGTCGATCGAGGTGCTCCTCGTGCTCATCCTGCCCCAGGGGTACGTCGTCCATGGCTATGGCCCCTCCGTGGTCGCCTTCGCCATCGGCATGCGCCTGCCCCTGCGCCCGGCGACGGCGCTCCTGAGCGCACTGGCGATCGTCGAGATGGCGGTCATGCAGTGGAGGAGCCCCGCCGACCCATGGCAGGGAGGCGCGGCCGTCCTCCTCGGCTCGCTGGGCGCCTACCTGCTGCCGATGCTCGGAGGCGCGGCCCTGGCCAGCAGCCGCAGGTATGACACCGCCCTGCGCGAGCTCGTCAGGCGGGAGCACGCCCGTCAGCTGGAGGTCGCCCTCATCCAGGAGCGGCGCCGCCTGGCCGGCGAGCTGCACGACGTCGCCGCCCACCACCTGGCCGGGATCGCCGTGCAGGCCTCCGCCATCGAGAGGCTCATCGGCCGTGACCCCGCCGCCGCCAGGTCCGCCGCGGCCCAACTGCGCGGGCAGGCCAAGGAGGCACTGGCGGGCCTGCGCTCCGTCGTCGGGCTGCTGCGGCGCGACCACGAGGACGGAGCCGCCCCGCCCGGCCTGGCGGACCTGCCGGCCCTCATCGAGTCCATCAGCGACGTCGGCGCCGATATCCGCATGCGCACCGATGCGCAGGGCCCGCCCCCGCGCCTGTCCCCGCAGGAGGGGGCCGCCGTCTACCGCGTCGCCCAGCAGGCCATCAGCAACGCCCTCCAGCACGCCCCGGGGGCCCGGATCCTCGTCGAGGTGCGCAGGGCCGGGGACCGCCTCATCCTGTGCGTGACCAACACCGCCGCGCAGCAGGAGCCCAGTGAGTCGGGCGGCGGGGGCACGGGGCTGGCGGTCATGCGCGAGCGCGCCGCCGCCGTCGGCGGTCAGCTGGAGGCCGGGCCGAGTCCGCAGGGCGGCTGGCGGGTACGGTTGGCCCTGCCCCTGGTCCAGGAGGAGGACGCATGATCACAGTGGTACTGGTCGACGACCAGGTGGTCGTGCGCGCCGGGTTCCGGGTCCTGCTGGAGGAGCACGGCGACATCACCGTGGTGGGGGAGGCCGGCGGGGGCCGCGAGGCGGTGCGCGTGGTGCGCCAGACCCGGCCCGACGTGGTGTGCATGGACCTGCGCATGCCCCAGGGCGATGGCCTGAGCGCCACCCGGACGATCGTTGCCGAGCGCCACGACGGCTCACCGGCCGTCCTGGTGGTCACCACCTTCGACATGGACGCCGACGTCTTCGGCGCCCTGGAGGCCGGGGCGGACGGCTTCATCCTCAAGGACTGCGAGCCCGAGGAGCTGGTGGGGGCCGTGCGCCGGCTCGCCCAGGGACAGGGGCTGGTCGACCACAGCGTCACCCGCCGGGTCATCGCCGAGTTCGCCCGCCGCCAGGCCCCGGTGGTCAACCACGGGCAGCTGGCCCTGCTCACCGAGCGTGAGCGGGAGGTGATGGAGCTGCTGGCCAGCGGCATGTCCAATGCGGAGATCGCCGCCGAGCTCGTGGTGGAGACCAGCACCGTCAAGTCCCACCTCACCAGGATCCTGCCCAAGATCGGGGCCCGCGACCGGGTCCAGGCCGTCGTGTGGGCCTTCCGCAACGGGCTGGCCTGAGGGCCGCCACCGGCCCTGCGCGCCGGCGGGACTGTCACATGAGCACGTAGGCGGCCAGCCAGCGGCGCATGGCGGAGAAGACCTGCTCGCGCACCGGCGGCTCGGACAGGGTCAGATCGTGCACCCCGCCGCGGAAGCGCGCCACCGTCACCAGGTCCCCCAGTTGGACCGAGCGGCGGGCCGTGGCATCGGCGTCGATGATCGTGTCGGCGTGGCGGGAGTCCGGCGAGCGCCCCACCCCCAGGCGGGTGCGCGCCGAACTCATCGACAGCACCGGGCAGCGGATATCCAGGCCCTGGGCCACGCGCGCGTGCCCGGCCAGGATCGCCTGCAGCCAGCCGGGGCGGATGGGGGCCGAGGGCTTGAGCGACCAGGCCCGGTTGATCTCCCAGCCGGTGACATAGGGGTCGCCCTCCCAGGAGGGGTCCGGCAGCTCGCCGTCGAGCTCGGGATCCCAGCCGTCGGTGATGGAGAAGGACTTGGCCGGGTCGATCATGCCGCTGAGCAGGGCCATGCGCGGGTCGCGCAGCGCCAGGGTCCGGATGACCGGCTCGCCCACGGTGCGCAGCAGGTCCGAGCCGTGCATCTCCAGCCAGGCGGAGTTGAGCACCAGGGCGCTCAGGGCCCCGGGGTGGCGGTCGGCCCACAGACAGGCGATGAGCCCGCCGGTGGAGTGGCCCGAGAGCACCAGGTCGGCCTCCCAGTCCTGCTCGGCGCGGATGACCCCCAGGGCCAGCCCCAGGTCCTCGTCGTACTCGGCCAGGGAGGTGCACCACCCGTGCAGTTGGCCCTCGCGCCACGAGCGCCCGTAGCGGCGCAGGTCCAGGGCGTAGAAGGCGCCCCCGATCCGGGAGATCTCACGGGCCAGGTGGGTTTGGAAGAAGTAGTCGTTCCAGCCGTGGACGTAGAGGTAGATGAAGGTCGGGCTCGACGGCGTGCCGGGGATGGCCTGCGGGTCCAGGGCCGGCAGGTGGCGCACGAGGGTGGCCACGGCGCCGTCGTCCTCATCGTCGGGCAGCAGCTCCAGGGTGCGGGCCTGGAAGCCCGGGCCCAGGATGTCGGGCCCCCAGGCCCCCACCGGCGCGTGCTCCGTGGCCTGCTGGGGCGGTGGCGGAGGCGTGGAGGTGCGGGGCTGCGAAGGGCTGCTGGAGTCGGGCACGCCACCATTGTGGCCACTGCGCTGCGGCACCGCTCCCGGCTTCGCCCTCAGCGCTGAGAGGCCCCGCGCGTATCCGCCCCTGACGCCGCGGATCCGACCTTGAGGACGCACATCCGCTCCCTGCGGGCCTGCCGATCTGCTTTCTGGTGCTCCGATCCGCGAGTAGGACGGAGGCGTTGAGACCTCCTCAGCCGTCGCGGTGAAAAACGGACCAGGGCACCTTCTGCGGCAACTTCCACAGTCATCCTGGAGTGAGGATCGCTTTTCTTTAGTCGCGCACAGTCTGTTCGCGTGATGGATCCCGTTGGGGCCTGCGGTGTCCCTCGTTACGTACTGGTGGGTGACGGCACGATCGTTCGAACGGCGGGGCCGGAGGCGACTTCGGGGATCTGAGTGATGACTGTGCCGACGACGTGGCGGTAGTTGTTGAGTTGTTCGGCAGTGAAATCTCCCGTGGCGTTGTTGATGGTGAGGCGAACGGTGAGGAGGTGGCCATCCGGATAGAGCCATGATATGTATGCTCCATTGTTGACCTCCCACGTCCATCCGCTTCCCTCTTGGCCCTCAAAAGTAATCGCTGTGAGGGACTCGGAAAATACATTCGGAATGTCTTGAAAATCAACAGGGCCATCAAATCCCGGGTTGTCAGGGAGTGTAGTGCTTGGCTGGTAAGTGAACTCAAAAAAACCGAATTCATCCGTTTTGCTGGAATGCATAGTGCAATCATAGTAATAGCCTGAGCGGCCATAGACCCTTTCCGAGGCGGATGAGTGCGTATACCTGTAGGTCACTGTTAAGAACCCGAGGGTCTCGGTGAGCGCCTCGTTGGGAAGGACTCCGCACAGCACTTCATCGGTGAGGGGCGCTGGGGGCGTGGGTGTGCCACTAGGGTTAATGCTTCCGGATAACGCGCAACCTGCTAGAGTGAGCACTAGGAGGCTTGTGCTCACTTGCGTAAGTCTGTCGACCAACAGTCTTCCCATGAAATTCGCCTACTTATCAACGTGGATGGAAGTCGTAGAACTCCAGTCTCGATCTCTAAGTAACGCCCAACGCTTTTCGCTTTCCTCTCCAGGTGTCCACCGCTCTTTGGTAAGGTTTCTTTGAGCTGCCTCAGGATTAATCTGCCATTGCACTGAAGGCCTCAACCAGAGGGTTGTGCACTTTATAGTTTCCGTTTAACCAGGTATCAACGCTCTTTGTGGGATTATTTTGATGTTCGTGATCTTCGAGCTGATCCGCGAGGCGTACTAGAAAAGACGCTATCATTTCGAGGCAATGGAGCGTGCACTATCGTTGCTGTGGCGTGAGTCGCATTCTTTGATGTGGGTGTGGAGCTCCACTGCGATTCGGGCTTCCGCCGTCTCGTCACGCCCCGGCCAGGAAGTCGCGCAGGATCGCGTCCATCTGGTCGGCCTCGATGAGGAAGCCGTCATGGCCGTGCAGGGAGGAGATCGTCGCCCGGCGCGCCCCCGCGATCCCCCGCTCCAGCTCCTCGGCCTGGGCGGGCAGGAAGAGCCGGTCGGAGTCCACATCCACCACCAGGGTGCGCGCGCTCACCCGCCCCAGGGCCGCCTCGATCCCGCCGCGTCCCGTGCCCACGTCGTGGACCATCATCGAATGGGTGACGATGAGGTAGGTGTTGGCATCGAAGCGCGCCAGCAGCTTGCCCGCGTGGTAGTCCAGGTAGGACTCCACCTGGTAGCGGCCACCCACCGCCGGGTCCTCCGCCCCCTGGTGGCGGCGCCCGAAGCGCTCATCGAGCTCGGCGGCCGAGCGGTAGGTCGTATGCGCCAGGGC belongs to Actinomyces capricornis and includes:
- a CDS encoding response regulator produces the protein MITVVLVDDQVVVRAGFRVLLEEHGDITVVGEAGGGREAVRVVRQTRPDVVCMDLRMPQGDGLSATRTIVAERHDGSPAVLVVTTFDMDADVFGALEAGADGFILKDCEPEELVGAVRRLAQGQGLVDHSVTRRVIAEFARRQAPVVNHGQLALLTEREREVMELLASGMSNAEIAAELVVETSTVKSHLTRILPKIGARDRVQAVVWAFRNGLA
- a CDS encoding sensor histidine kinase — encoded protein: MTLLGRSSPLRNDVLLALGMALAQGAAVILLGSVSDPFPASFIRLGAGLLAAEGLALVLWRSRPLVCLALVWSIEVLLVLILPQGYVVHGYGPSVVAFAIGMRLPLRPATALLSALAIVEMAVMQWRSPADPWQGGAAVLLGSLGAYLLPMLGGAALASSRRYDTALRELVRREHARQLEVALIQERRRLAGELHDVAAHHLAGIAVQASAIERLIGRDPAAARSAAAQLRGQAKEALAGLRSVVGLLRRDHEDGAAPPGLADLPALIESISDVGADIRMRTDAQGPPPRLSPQEGAAVYRVAQQAISNALQHAPGARILVEVRRAGDRLILCVTNTAAQQEPSESGGGGTGLAVMRERAAAVGGQLEAGPSPQGGWRVRLALPLVQEEDA
- a CDS encoding alpha/beta hydrolase, with the protein product MGAWGPDILGPGFQARTLELLPDDEDDGAVATLVRHLPALDPQAIPGTPSSPTFIYLYVHGWNDYFFQTHLAREISRIGGAFYALDLRRYGRSWREGQLHGWCTSLAEYDEDLGLALGVIRAEQDWEADLVLSGHSTGGLIACLWADRHPGALSALVLNSAWLEMHGSDLLRTVGEPVIRTLALRDPRMALLSGMIDPAKSFSITDGWDPELDGELPDPSWEGDPYVTGWEINRAWSLKPSAPIRPGWLQAILAGHARVAQGLDIRCPVLSMSSARTRLGVGRSPDSRHADTIIDADATARRSVQLGDLVTVARFRGGVHDLTLSEPPVREQVFSAMRRWLAAYVLM